CATTTCTTTAATTTCAATCTTTGTGTTCATAATAATTAATTGTTTTAAATTGATGTTGCAAAGTTGCAAATCAATGCTGTGATGTTGTTGATTATTCTTGCTGAACACTTTACCATCCTTGCTATAATAAGAACCATTGATGGCAAGGAAAGCTTTTTCTCTGCTCCTGAAATCCGTAGCCGATGTATTGAAGTACTTTCTGAAAGTTCTGCTAAAGATTGACACACTGCTGAATCCGCAGTTATAGGCAATCTCACTGATAGGAACATCTTTGTATTCCCTGATTAAAGAAGCTGCTTTTTCTATTCTGATTCGTTGAATGAAAGCTGATAAACTCTCGCTTGTAAATAATGTAAATATCCGATGGAAATGATATGGAGACAGATTGGCCACGCCCGCTACCGTTCCTAAGGATAAAGGTTCGTTTATATGGTTGTCGATGTAATCCATTACCTTATTAATCCTTGCAATATATTCCTGTTTGCTTTGCTCTTTAACGCTCATATCTTTGTTTTTCAGTGAAATAGCAAAGGTAATTCAATTCCCGGTTTTCTGTTTTACTTATCTTGCTCTTTTTATTTCTCTTGATAATTATAGTTTTGAATAAATTGTCAAGAATCCACAGGTATGAGTTGGTTATATATTTTTTATCTTCCTGTCTTTTACTTATTACGTAATATTAGAAGCAAAAAAGTTAGAATAAGCATAATAAACTGAATAATAAATACGGGATATAAAGGGCCGGATTCTGCAAATCTATATATAAAACTGAAGAAATTGATCGGTATAGTAATTAGAGA
This genomic interval from uncultured Bacteroides sp. contains the following:
- a CDS encoding AraC family transcriptional regulator, whose product is MSVKEQSKQEYIARINKVMDYIDNHINEPLSLGTVAGVANLSPYHFHRIFTLFTSESLSAFIQRIRIEKAASLIREYKDVPISEIAYNCGFSSVSIFSRTFRKYFNTSATDFRSREKAFLAINGSYYSKDGKVFSKNNQQHHSIDLQLCNINLKQLIIMNTKIEIKEMPEMKVIYCRHKGAFKDICKAYDKLMKWAGPRGLLNFPETKSLTVYHDDPSITEIENVRQDACITVNEDIKVDGEIGKMIVEGGKYAVGHFEITVTEFEQAWNTMCLWFTENGYQPGNGSTYELYYNDHNEHPEKKFILDICIPVRPL